A window of the Helianthus annuus cultivar XRQ/B chromosome 4, HanXRQr2.0-SUNRISE, whole genome shotgun sequence genome harbors these coding sequences:
- the LOC110933514 gene encoding uncharacterized protein LOC110933514 translates to MDRSWMYLAPRSSQTFVNGVQTFLNFAFERACVNGTLIKCPCTSCLNMKYKSRQTVHHLICSGFRPEYWKWVYHGEGTTVASTTTTYDEEEEILRHEMHEMLDDIFETEGGIGVEMHETASNNSEETNTRRSEFDDLVKEAEEKVYQNCKYNKLSCVVRLYQLKYLNGWSSKSFTMLLEFLKDLLPKGNLLPKTTHQVKKIMASLGLRYEKIHTCRNGCMLFWDDKEKDEVCSFYGSSRWKVHEASPEDEESPPKKKACKILRWFPLKPRLQRLFMSSKTSNLMNWHHIDRVKDGKLRHPADALVWKDFDEKFSEFASDPRNVRLALASDGFNPFRSMNSSHSTWPVFLIPYNLPPWLVMKQPNFILSLIIPGPNGPGNKIDVYMQPLIKELKELWEDGVSTFDASTKQYFQLKASIISTISDFPGYANLSGWSTKGALACPVCSFDTDSNWLSHGRKYCYMCHRRWFPSDHRWRSDTISFVGHHEFRVAPVPSSGEEVLQQLDNTEFLVDKDVPGPWKKKSIFFYVAILGAFVVASQS, encoded by the coding sequence ATGGACAGATCATGGATGTACCTTGCACCAAGATCAAGTCAAACTTTTGTTAATGGGGTGCAGACCTTCTTAAATTTTGCATTTGAGAGAGCATGTGTGAATGGGACGTTGATAAAGTGTCCATGTACAAGTTGTCTAAACATGAAATATAAGAGTAGACAAACTGTTCATCACCTTATATGTTCAGGGTTCCGACCTGAATACTGGAAATGGGTATATCATGGAGAAGGCACAACGGTTGCATCAACAACCACAACCTATGACGAGGAAGAGGAGATATTACGCCATGAAATGCATGAAATGTTGGATGATATATTTGAAACAGAAGGTGGAATTGGAGTCGAGATGCATGAGACTGCTTCAAATAATAGTGAAGAGACGAATACCAGAAGAAGCGAATTTGATGACCTTGTCAAGGAAGCTGAAGAAAAGGTGTACCAGAATTGCAAATAcaacaagttatcttgtgttgtGCGTTTGTACCAATTAAAATATCTCAATGGATGGAGTAGCAAATCTTTCACTATGTTGTTAGAGTTTCTGAAGGATTTGTTACCtaaaggaaatttgttacctaaaACAACGCATCAAGTGAAGAAAATTATGGCAAGCTTGGGATTAAGATATGAAAAAATCCATACATGTCGTAATGGTTGCATGTTGTTCTGGGATGATAAAGAGAAAGATGAAGTTTGTTCTTTTTATGGATCTTCTAGATGGAAAGTTCATGAAGCTAGTCCAGAAGATGAAGAGAGTCCTCCCAAGAAGAAGGCTTGTAAAATATTAAGATGGTTTCCTTTAAAACCTAGACTTCAAAGATTGTTTATGTCATCAAAGACGTCTAATCTTATGAACTGGCATCATATTGACCGTGTGAAAGATGGCAAATTGCGGCATCCAGCAGATGCGTTAGTTTGGAAAGATTTTGATGAAAAGTTTTCCGAATTTGCTAGTGATCCCCGTAATGTTCGTCTAGCTCTTGCAAGTGATGGCTTCAACCCATTTAGGTCAATGAATTCGTCACATAGTACTTGGCCAGTTTTTCTTATTCCTTACAATTTGCCACCATGGTTGGTTATGAAGCAACCAAATTTTATTCTTTCTTTAATCATCCCAGGTCCCAATGGTCCAGGAAACAAGATAGATGTGTATATGCAACCTTTGATAAAAGAATTGAAGGAGTTATGGGAAGATGGAGTTTCTACATTTGATGCCTCAACGAAACAATACTTCCAGTTGAAGGCATCTATTATTTCTACCATATCTGACTTTCCAGGCTATGCCAATCTGTCCGGGTGGAGCACTAAAGGAGCACTTGCATGTCCTGTATGTAGTTTTGATACCGATTCCAATTGGCTTAGTCACGGACGAAAGTACTGTTACATGTGTCATCGAAGGTGGTTTCCATCTGACCATCGTTGGCGTTCAGATACTATATCCTTTGTTGGACACCATGAATTTAGAGTTGCTCCTGTTCCTTCTTCTGGAGAGGAGGTTCTACAACAACTAGATAACACTGAATTTCTTGTCGACAAGGATGTCCCTGGTCCATGGAAAAagaaaagtatttttttttatgttgccATATTGGGAGCATTTGTTGTTGCGTCACAATCTTGA